The genomic stretch GGCGTTGTCGCCGGGCATGATCATTTCGACGCCTTCCTTCAGGTGAACGATGCCGGTCACGTCCGTGGTGCGGAAGTAGAACTGCGGGCGATAGTTCGTGAAGAACGGGGTGTGACGGCCGCCTTCTTCCTTGGTCAGGATATAGGCTTCAGCCAGGAACTTGGTGTGCGGGGTAATCGAACCCGGCTTGCACAGAACCTGACCGCGCTCGACGTCTTCGCGCTTGGTGCCGCGCAGCAGAACGCCGACGTTGTCGCCCGCTTGACCTTGGTCCAGCAGCTTGCGGAACATTTCGACGCCGGTGCAGGTCGTCTTCTGGACCGGGCGGATGCCGACGATTTCGACTTCTTCACCGACCTTGACGATACCCTTTTCGACGCGACCCGTGACCACGGTGCCGCGGCCCGAGATCGAGAAGACGTCTTCAACCGGCATCAGGAAGGGCAGGTCGAGCGGACGAGCCGGCTGCGGGATGTAGTCGTCCACAGTCTGCATGAGCTCGAGAACGCGCTGTTCGCCGATTTCCGGGTTCACGCCGTCGGTCGCGGCCTTGGCCGAACCCTTGGTGATCGGAATATCGTCGCCCGGGAACTGGTAGCTGCTCAGCAGCTCGCGCACTTCCATCTCGACCAGTTCCAGCAGTTCTTCATCATCGACCAGGTCGACCTTGTTCATGAAGACCACCAGGGCCGGCACGCCGACCTGACGGGCCAGCAGGATGTGCTCGCGGGTCTGCGGCATCGGGCCGTCGGCGGCCGAAACCACCAGGATCGCGCCGTCCATCTGAGCGGCGCCGGTGATCATGTTCTTCACATAGTCGGCGTGGCCGGGGCAGTCGACGTGGGCGTAGTGACGGTTGGCCGTCTCATATTCCACGTGCGCGGTGTTGATCGTGATGCCGCGGGCCTTTTCTTCCGGCGCAGCGTCGATGTCGGCGTAGTTCATCGCCTTGCCGCCGCTGGCCTTGGCCAGGGCCATGGTGATCGCCGCCGTCAGCGTCGTCTTGCCGTGGTCAACGTGGCCAATCGTGCCGATGTTGCAGTGCGGCTTGTTACGTTCGAACTTTTCCTTGGCCATTTTCTAGCTCCTAGGTCCCCGAACCGGGGTTCCTATAATCTTGGGGTTAAGGGCGCCCGGCCCTTGTCGGACCGGGCGCTTTTAGGTCCGCTTCTCCGAAAGGAAAAGCTTAGGCGTACTTCTTGATCACTTCGTCGGCGACGTGCTGCGGCACGGGCTCGTAGTGGTCATATTGCATCGTGAACTGGGCGCGGCCCTGCGACATGCCGCGCAGCGTGTTCACATAGCCGAACATGTTGGCCAGCGGCACGAAGGCGTTCACGACGGTGGCGTTGCCGCGCATGTCCTGACCCTGGATCATGCCGCGACGGCCGTTCAGGTCGCCGATGACCGAGCCGAGGTATTCCTCGGGGGTCACGACCTCGACCGCCATGATCGGCTCGAGCAGCTTCGGCGCGCCCTTTTCCTTCAGTTCGCGGAAGGCGGCGCGGGCCGCGATTTCGAACGCCAGCACGCTGGAGTCGACGTCGTGGTACTTGCCGTCCGTCAGGGTCGCCTTGAAGTCGATCAGCGGGAAGCCGGCCAGCAGACCCGAGTCCTTGATGGAGTTCAGACCCTTTTCGACGCCCGGGATGTATTCCTTGGGCACCGCGCCGCCGACGATCGAGTTCTCGAACACGAAGCCCGAGCCCGGCTCGCCGGGTTCGAAGGTGATCATGACGCGGGCGAACTGGCCCGTACCGCCGGTCTGCTTCTTGTGGGTGTAGTCGATGTCGACCGTGCGGCCGAGCGATTCGCGATAGGCGACCTGCGGCGCGCCGATGGTGGCCTCGACCTTGTAGGTGCGCTTCAAGATGTCGATCTTGATGTCCAGGTGAAGCTCGCCCATGCCCTTCAGGATGGTCTGGCCCGACTCGTGGTCGGTCGAGACGGTGAAGGACGGATCTTCCGAAGCCAGCTTGGCCAGGGCGACGCCCAGCTTCTCTTGGTCGGCCTTGGTCTTGGGCTCGACCGAGATTTCGATGACCGGGGCCGGGAATTCCATCTTCTCGAGGATGACGGGCGACTTCAGCGGATCGCACAGGGTGTCCCCGGTGCGGGTTTCCTTCAGGCCGGCCAGGGCGACGATGTCGCCGGCGAAGGCTTCCTTGACGTCTTCACGGTTGTTCGAGTGCATCTGCAGCATCCGGCCGACGCGCTCTTTCTTGTCGCGGCTGGAGTTCAGCAGGCTCATGCCCGTTTCCATCTTGCCCGAATACAGGCGGCAGAAGGTCAGCGAGCCGACGAAGGGGTCGTCCATGATCTTGAAGGCCAGGATGGACAGGGGCTCGTCATCCGAGGCCTTGCGCACGATCGGCTCTTCCGTCTTGAAGTCGATGCCCGGCGTCGGGGGGATGTCCAGCGGCGACGGCAGATAGTCGACCACGGCGTCCAGCAGCGTCTGCACGCCCTTGTTTTTGAAAGCCGAGCCACACAGGATCGGATAGAAGGCGCCGGTCAGCACAGCCTTACGGATGCACTTCTTCAGCACTTCGACCGAGGGCTCAACGCCGTCCAGATAGGCCTGCATCGCGTCGTCGTCGAGTTCGACGGCGTTGTCGATCAGGTACTGGCGGGCTTCGTTGGCCTTGTCGACCAGGTCAGCCGGGATGTCGCCGACGGTGAAGTTGGCGCCCAGGGCGTCGTTGTCCCAAACGACCGCGCGCATCTCAACGATGTCGACCAGGCCGGACAGGGTATTTTCCGAACCGATCGGGAACTGGATCGGCACAGCCTTGGCGCCCAGACGGTCACGGATCGATTGGACCGAGGCGTCGAAGTCGGCGCCGATCTTGTCCATCTTGTTGACGAAGACGATGCGCGGCACCGAATATTTGTCGGCCTGGCGCCAGACGGTTTCGGTCTGGGGCTCGACGCCGGCGTTGCCGTCCAGCACCGCAACGGCGCCGTCGAGCACGCGCAGCGAACGCTCGACTTCAATGGTGAAGTCCACGTGGCCGGGGGTGTCGATGATGTTCAGGCGCTTGCCCTGCCAGAAGGCGGTCGTCGCGGCCGACGTGATCGTGATGCCGCGCTCCTGCTCCTGGTCCATCCAGTCCATGGTCGCGGCGCCGTCGTGGACTTCGCCGATCTTATGGTTTTTGCCGGTGTAATACAGGATCCGCTCGGTCGTGGTCGTCTTGCCCGCGTCGATGTGGGCCATGATGCCGAAGTTGCGGTAGTCCTGGAGCGCGTGCGTACGAGCCATGAAAACGTGCCTTAGAAGTAGGTCTAGGACGCTTTGGGCGCCCTCGGGGTGATCGTCGATGCGGCGGATAAGCGAGCGCGGGCGATTTAGCTCAAACCGCCCGCGCCGGATAGTCTTAGATAGGAACCGTCCCTTAGCTTCGAAAGGGAGACGGTTTTAAGACGCTTACCAGCGATAGTGGCTGAAGGCGCGGTTCGCCTCGGCCATCTTGTGGGTGTCTTCGCGCTTCTTGACCGCGGTGCCGCGGTTGTTCGAGGCGTCCAGCAGCTCGGCGGCCAGCTTTTCGGTCATGGTGTTTTCACCGCGCTTGCGCGCAGCATTCACCAGCCAGCGGATGGCCAGGGCGCGGCGACGGTCCGGACGGACCTCGACCGGCACCTGATAGGTCGCGCCGCCGACGCGACGCGAGCGGACTTCGACCGAAGGCGCGACATTGTCCAGAGCGGTGTGGAAGGTCTCGACCGCAGTCTGCTCCTTCTTCTTGTCCGCCAGGATGTCGAAGGCGCCGTAAACGATGTTCTCGGCGACGGCCTTCTTACCTTCGTACATGACGTAGTTCATGAACTTGGTGACGATCAGATCGCCGAACTTGGGATCCGGCAGAACTTCACGCTTCTGGGCGCGGTGACGACGCGACATAGGTTATTCCTTGCAGTGCCCGGCGCTCGCCGGGAAGATCTCGAAAAGGCCTCCGGGTGCAAAGACCCGGACGCGAATGGCTTACTTCGGACGCTTGGCGCCGTAGTGCGAACGACGCTGCTTGCGGTCCTTGACGCCTTGCGTGTCGAGCACGCCGCGCAGGATGTGGTAGCGAACGCCGGGCAAGTCCTTCACGCGGCCGCCGCGGATCAGAACAACCGAGTGTTCTTGAAGGTTGTGGCCTTCACCGGGGATGTAGCAAACGGCTTCGTAGCCGTTCTTGGCCAGACGGACCTTGGCGACCTTACGCAGAGCCGAGTTCGGCTTCTTCGGGGTCGTGGTGTAAACGCGGGTGCAGACGCCGCGACGCTGGGGCGAACCCTCCAGAGCCGGCACCTTGTTACGGGTGGGCTTGGGCTTGCGCGGCTTGCGGATCAGCTGGTTGATCGTAGGCATTCGAAACTTATCTCGACTTCTGATGGAGGCGTGTGTCTTTCGACCGAAGCGCCTCTCGCCTTCTTGTGAACGGGGGACCATCCCCTCGCCCGGGTGTCATCGAGACTGATCGCGTGACGACAAACAGCCCCGGTTCGCTCCGGCGCACCGGAAAACACAAAGGGCCGGAACGCGCGCTTTGGGCGTTCCGGCGGGCACAGCCCGTCCGTTCAATTGTCACGATCTCAGCGACCGGCGAACCGGCCACGCCTCGAAAGTCCGGCGCGTATATGCGCGATGGGGGAAAAGGTCAAGAACGACCTAATCCTGGAGCCGGAAACGGGTGGTGAAGCGAACCTTCTGTCCCACTCGGCCGGCGTCCACCTCCACCCGCACGCCTCTTGCGGCCATGGCCAGCGCAGCCTCGCCGTAACCTTGATCGGAAGGTTGCTCGGAGATGACGACACAGTCCGTCAGCAATCCCCCCTCGGCCAAGACGCACTCCAGGGTCACGGCTCCATCCTCCGCAGTCGGGGTGAGGCTGCGTCCAACTACATGCGTGCCGTCCGACAGATTCGCGGCCGTTTCGGGCGTCGCGCACGCGGCGGCAAGACCGCTCAAGCCGATGATGAAAGCAAGTCGAGTTCTCATCCGTTCCCCCACAGAACACCTTATGCCGTACCACTTCAAGAGGAGGGGTTCTACGCGCCCTGTGCGCTCTGAAGCCACGCCATCACCGACCGTGCCGTCTCTTGGCCCAAGGCGCCCACACAGCCGTGACGCGAACAAGTCAAACCAGCGCCTGAATCCAGCCACCCTTGCAGTCGAGCGTCGCATCGAACGGTCGGGGGACGGCATGGCGACGACGGGCAAGATCGGCTGGGCGGGTGCGACGGCCGCTGCTCTGGGCGTCAACGCCGTGGTTCTGACCCTGCTGTCTATCGAGGACCGACGTGCGCGGACACCGCGGCTCCCGGCTGTCGGACCGATTCTGTATCTCGACATCGAGCCACGCGCGCCGCTGCCGAACGACCGGCCTCCGCCCACGGCGTTTCGGCGGTCCAGCCGCCCGCCCTCCCCTGCCGAGCAGCGAGCTTCCGTTCCGCCTAAGGGCTCGGATGAGGCGAAGACACCGGGTTTCTCCGCCCCCATCGGCGCTCGCATCGACGACCAGTGGCGCGTCACAACCGGCGCCGGCCGTTCCAGCGACGCTCTTGCGTCCTGTGACACGCCGCATCGCCTGTCCGCCGAAGCTCGCCAACGATGCGACGACCGATGGACGCGTTCAAACCAGGGACCGCGCGCCATCACCGGCTCAGGCGACACTGAACGGGACGCCGTCTTCGCCCGCCAGGGCGCCAGACGCCTCGCCGCATGGGAGGCGCAGCGCGCCGAACCGCCTCGGGGCGACCCGCCTTGTGAAAGGCCCAATCCCATGTCCGGGTGTGAAGGCGTCAATATTCAGGTCGATCTCTTTTCTTCGAGGGACGGCCTGCTGCCCAATCTGCGAAAGCGTCGTGAATGAGCGTATCCGCCCTGCCCCGTCTCAACTCCCGGCGTCCCGACTGGCGCAAGGCGGGTCTGGCGACGGCGGCTGTCGCCATCAACACCGCCCTGATCGCCGCCCTGTCCTTCACGGCGCTCGGGATTGAGGGGCGCGACATCGTGGCCGCCCCGCCGCCGGTCTATCTCGACATCGAACCCCGCCCCCTGTTGTTGAACGAACGCCCCCGCGTCCCGACCGTGGCCACGCCGGACATCGAACCCGCCGCCGCCCCGACGTCCTCGCCCTCCCCGTCCGTCCGAGCGCCAACGCCCGAGACCCAGGCCGTGCCCCGGCCCGCCCCTCTGCGTCCCCGTTTCGCCGCTCCGGCGCCGCCCGGCGCGCCGCCCCCGGCCGACGTGTGGCGGGTCGATCCCGCCAATCGTTCCGGGGCCATGGCGCGATCAATGCGCCAGGGCCTGCCCGGCTGCGCCTCTCCCGACCTGTTGAACGACGCCGAGCGCCGCCATTGCCGCGACGAGTTCGCCCGACGCGGTGAGAACGCCGCCCCGATCACCGGCTCCGGCAATCCTCAGCGCGACGCCGCCTTCGCCCGCGAGGGCGCGCGCCGTCTGGCGGAGTGGGAAGCCAAGCGCCGGCCCCTGTCCGGCGGCGTGGGCGTGGTCGGCCCTGCCGACTGCGTCGGCTCAAACTTCGGCACCGGCTGCGCGGGCGCTCAGCTGCCCGACGTGCAGGGCGTCGATATGCGTCAGGGCGCCGAGACCACCATCAACCGGGGCGAACGAACGCGCCAGTCCAGTCCCTCAAACTAACCGGCCCATAGAAACCGGCCCATAGAAAAAGGGCGGCGCCGTCGCCGGCGCCGCCCTCTTCATTTCATCACATCCGAACCCGGAGATCAGCCTTCGCTGCTCTCCAGCTCCAGTTGCAGATCGGCCGGCAACGGCTCGATCGAGTCTTCGCGGGCTTGCGTCAGCTCTGCATCGCGATCGTTGGCGATCTTTTGCAGGGCCCGCAGATAGGCGCCCGTACCGGCCGGGATCAGGCGGCCGACGATGACGTTTTCCTTCAGGCCTTCCAGCATGTCCTTCTTGCCGTGGACCGAGGCGTCGGTGAGGACGCGGGTGGTCTCCTGGAAGGACGCCGCCGAGATGAAGCTGCGGGTTTGCAGCGACGCCTTGGTGATGCCCAGCAGGACGGGCTGGGTGGTGGCGATCCGGCCACCGCGCTTCTCGACCTTCTCGTTCTCGAGCACGGCTTCGGCCACTTCGACGGTGTCGCCGCGGATCAGGGTGGTTTCACCCGAATCCAGGACTTCGACCTTCTGCAGCATCTGACGCACGATGACTTCGATGTGCTTGTCGTTGATCGGCACGCCTTGCAGTCGGTAAACCTCCTGCACTTCGTTCACCAGATACTCAGCCAGCGCCTCGACGCCCTGGATGCGCAGCAGGTCGTGCGGATCCGGGTTGCCGTCGATGATGTAGTCGCCCTTCTGGATCAGATCGCCGTCGTGGACGGAGATGTGTTTGCCCTTCGGGATCAGGAACTCGACCGGCTCGCCCTGCACGCCGTCGGCGTTGACTTCCGGCGTGATCTTGATGCGGCGCTTGTTCTTGTAGTCGCGACCGAATTCGACGCGACCATCCATCTCGGCGATGACCGCGCAGTCCTTGGGACGGCGGGCTTCGAACAGTTCGGCGACGCGCGGCAGACCGCCGGTGATGTCGCGGGTCTTGGCGCCTTCGGTCGGGACGCGGGCGATGATTTCGCCCGGCTTGACCTCATCGCCGTTCGACACGGACAGAACCGCGCCCACGGGCAGCAGGTAACGGGCGTCAGAGCCCGAGGCCAGCTTGGCGTAGGCGTCGCCCAAGGTGACGCCCATGGCCGGACGCAGGTCCGAACCACGCGGGCTGGCGCGCCAGTCGCTGACGACGCGCTGGGCGATGCCCGTCGCTTCGTCGGTTTCTTCCTTGACCGACAGGCCTTCGACCAGATCCTCGAAACGGATCAGGCCGCCGACTTCCGTCAGGATCGGGGTGGTGTAGGGGTCCCACTCCGCCAGGCGTTGGCCGCGCTTCACTTCGCCGCCTTCCTTGACCCGGATCCGGGCGCCGTACGGGGCCTTGTGCGTCTCGCGGTCCTTGCCGTCGACGACCACGGTCACGGTCACGTTGCGGCTCATGGCCACCAGGTCCCCGTGGGCCGCGACGACGGTCGGGCCGGCGATGCGGGCGTTACCGGCGTTGGTCGCCTCCATGAAGGAGGTTTCCGCCACCTGGGCCGTACCGCCGATGTGGAAGGTCCGCATCGTCAGCTGGGTGCCCGGCTCGCCGATCGACTGGGCGGCGATGACGCCGACCGCTTCGCCGATGTTGACGTTGGTGCCGCGCGCCAGGTCACGGCCGTAGCAGTGGGCGCAAATACCGGCTTCCGCCTCGCAGGTCAGGGCCGAACGGACCTTGACCGACTGGACGCCGGCGGCGTCGACCGCCTCGACCACTTCTTCCACCAGATAGGTGTCGGCGGGGAACAGGACGGTATCGGTGCCCGGCTCCTTGATGTCCTCGGCCGCATAGCGACCCAGGATGCGCTGACCCAGCGAGACCAGGACGTCGCCGCCTTCCATCACCGCGCGAAGCGTGATGCCGCGGGTCGAGCCGCAGTCGATCTCGGTGACGATCGAGTCCTGCGCCACGTCCACCAGACGACGCGTCAGATAGCCGGAGTTGGCGGTCTTCAGCGCGGTATCGGCCAGACCCTTACGGGCGCCGTGGGTGGAGTTGAAGTATTCAAGGACGGTCAGGCCTTCCTTGAAGTTCGAGGTGATCGGCGTCTCGATGATCTCGCCGGACGGCTTGGCCATCAGGCCGCGCATGCCGCCCAGTTGCTTCATCTGCGCCTGCGAACCCCGGGCGCCGGAGTTGGCCATCATGAAGACCGAGTTGATGTCGGGGTTTTCACCCTCGATCAGCACGCGCGGCTGCGCGATCTCGCCCATCATGGCGTCGGCGATCCGGTCCGTGGCCTTGGCCCAGGCGTCGACGACCTTGTTGTACTTCTCACCGCGCGTGATCAGGCCGTCGGCGTACTGTTGCTCGTACTCCTCCACCTGGGTGCGGGTTTCGGCGACCAGTTCGGCCTTCTTCGCCGGAATGACGATGTCGTCCTTGCCGAACGAGATGCCCGCCTTGGCGGCCTCGCGGAAGCCCAGGCCCATCATCTGGTCGG from Brevundimonas sp. SL130 encodes the following:
- the fusA gene encoding elongation factor G, yielding MARTHALQDYRNFGIMAHIDAGKTTTTERILYYTGKNHKIGEVHDGAATMDWMDQEQERGITITSAATTAFWQGKRLNIIDTPGHVDFTIEVERSLRVLDGAVAVLDGNAGVEPQTETVWRQADKYSVPRIVFVNKMDKIGADFDASVQSIRDRLGAKAVPIQFPIGSENTLSGLVDIVEMRAVVWDNDALGANFTVGDIPADLVDKANEARQYLIDNAVELDDDAMQAYLDGVEPSVEVLKKCIRKAVLTGAFYPILCGSAFKNKGVQTLLDAVVDYLPSPLDIPPTPGIDFKTEEPIVRKASDDEPLSILAFKIMDDPFVGSLTFCRLYSGKMETGMSLLNSSRDKKERVGRMLQMHSNNREDVKEAFAGDIVALAGLKETRTGDTLCDPLKSPVILEKMEFPAPVIEISVEPKTKADQEKLGVALAKLASEDPSFTVSTDHESGQTILKGMGELHLDIKIDILKRTYKVEATIGAPQVAYRESLGRTVDIDYTHKKQTGGTGQFARVMITFEPGEPGSGFVFENSIVGGAVPKEYIPGVEKGLNSIKDSGLLAGFPLIDFKATLTDGKYHDVDSSVLAFEIAARAAFRELKEKGAPKLLEPIMAVEVVTPEEYLGSVIGDLNGRRGMIQGQDMRGNATVVNAFVPLANMFGYVNTLRGMSQGRAQFTMQYDHYEPVPQHVADEVIKKYA
- the tuf gene encoding elongation factor Tu: MAKEKFERNKPHCNIGTIGHVDHGKTTLTAAITMALAKASGGKAMNYADIDAAPEEKARGITINTAHVEYETANRHYAHVDCPGHADYVKNMITGAAQMDGAILVVSAADGPMPQTREHILLARQVGVPALVVFMNKVDLVDDEELLELVEMEVRELLSSYQFPGDDIPITKGSAKAATDGVNPEIGEQRVLELMQTVDDYIPQPARPLDLPFLMPVEDVFSISGRGTVVTGRVEKGIVKVGEEVEIVGIRPVQKTTCTGVEMFRKLLDQGQAGDNVGVLLRGTKREDVERGQVLCKPGSITPHTKFLAEAYILTKEEGGRHTPFFTNYRPQFYFRTTDVTGIVHLKEGVEMIMPGDNAELNVELITPIAMDQGLRFAIREGGRTVGAGVVAKIIE
- the rpsL gene encoding 30S ribosomal protein S12; the protein is MPTINQLIRKPRKPKPTRNKVPALEGSPQRRGVCTRVYTTTPKKPNSALRKVAKVRLAKNGYEAVCYIPGEGHNLQEHSVVLIRGGRVKDLPGVRYHILRGVLDTQGVKDRKQRRSHYGAKRPK
- the rpoC gene encoding DNA-directed RNA polymerase subunit beta', which encodes MNQEVLNIFNPVPVTPTFDQIKIALASPEKIRSWSFGEIKKPETINYRTFKPERDGLFCARIFGPTKDYECLCGKYKRMKYKGIICEKCGVEVTLARVRRERMGHIDLAAPVAHIWFLKSLPSRISLMLDMALKDVERVLYFENYIVTEPGLTPLKQNQLLTEDEFYRYQEEYGDDGFTAEIGAEAVRNLLMGIDLHAEAEKHRGELADSPSEMKAKKASKRLKLIEAFLESGNKPEWMILTIVPVIPPELRPLVPLDGGRFATSDLNDLYRRVINRNNRLKRLMELRAPDIIIRNEKRMLQESVDALFDNGRRGRVITGANKRPLKSLADMLKGKQGRFRQNLLGKRVDYSGRSVITVGPELKLHECGLPKKMALELFKPFIYARLDAKGLSGTVKQSKRMVEREQPAVWDILDEVIREHPVLLNRAPTLHRLGIQAFEPKLIEGKAIRLHPLVCTAFNADFDGDQMAVHVPLSLEAQLEARVLMMSTNNILSPANGKPIIVPSQDIVLGLYYLSLVKDGEPGEGKLFANIGEIDAALDAKVVTLHSRIKARWTEQDAEGKEVTKVIDTTPGRMKLAALLPRNPNVGYRLLEKNLTKKEIGNLIDVVYRHCGQKATVIFADQMMGLGFREAAKAGISFGKDDIVIPAKKAELVAETRTQVEEYEQQYADGLITRGEKYNKVVDAWAKATDRIADAMMGEIAQPRVLIEGENPDINSVFMMANSGARGSQAQMKQLGGMRGLMAKPSGEIIETPITSNFKEGLTVLEYFNSTHGARKGLADTALKTANSGYLTRRLVDVAQDSIVTEIDCGSTRGITLRAVMEGGDVLVSLGQRILGRYAAEDIKEPGTDTVLFPADTYLVEEVVEAVDAAGVQSVKVRSALTCEAEAGICAHCYGRDLARGTNVNIGEAVGVIAAQSIGEPGTQLTMRTFHIGGTAQVAETSFMEATNAGNARIAGPTVVAAHGDLVAMSRNVTVTVVVDGKDRETHKAPYGARIRVKEGGEVKRGQRLAEWDPYTTPILTEVGGLIRFEDLVEGLSVKEETDEATGIAQRVVSDWRASPRGSDLRPAMGVTLGDAYAKLASGSDARYLLPVGAVLSVSNGDEVKPGEIIARVPTEGAKTRDITGGLPRVAELFEARRPKDCAVIAEMDGRVEFGRDYKNKRRIKITPEVNADGVQGEPVEFLIPKGKHISVHDGDLIQKGDYIIDGNPDPHDLLRIQGVEALAEYLVNEVQEVYRLQGVPINDKHIEVIVRQMLQKVEVLDSGETTLIRGDTVEVAEAVLENEKVEKRGGRIATTQPVLLGITKASLQTRSFISAASFQETTRVLTDASVHGKKDMLEGLKENVIVGRLIPAGTGAYLRALQKIANDRDAELTQAREDSIEPLPADLQLELESSEG
- the rpsG gene encoding 30S ribosomal protein S7 gives rise to the protein MSRRHRAQKREVLPDPKFGDLIVTKFMNYVMYEGKKAVAENIVYGAFDILADKKKEQTAVETFHTALDNVAPSVEVRSRRVGGATYQVPVEVRPDRRRALAIRWLVNAARKRGENTMTEKLAAELLDASNNRGTAVKKREDTHKMAEANRAFSHYRW